In the genome of Arachis hypogaea cultivar Tifrunner chromosome 9, arahy.Tifrunner.gnm2.J5K5, whole genome shotgun sequence, the window GAGAAGATGAATGGATCTGCTAGTGTTTTTCAGTTCTCTCTCTGGaacagtcttttatttttatttttgaaaaaaaaatagttttatgggGTTATGTTAATGGTGGTGGTGACTATGTTGATGATGAAGATGGTGAAGGTGTTGTTGGGAAGGGAAAGACGAAGCAGAAAAGGGTACAAATTACGTTTTACTTTGCTTTTGAAGATGGCGGAACCACGAAACGCgacccccccctctctctctctcgatACCAAACCTATTCAAATGTTATTTTTCTGAGATTAaaagttaaattaattttaataaacaaattaaTGAAAAAGAcaccaaaagcaaaaaaaaaaaatgaaaaaaaaaattgaacaggTATAAACGATAGGACAGTGTAAAGaattggaaaattttaaaatatactatactgatatttcaataatttctaacggttaattttaatgataaaatatatataatatatataattaaaattaataattaaaaattataaaaatattaatttatcggtatatttaaaaaatttgttaaagtttaaattattattatagtgtttatttttgaatttaaattttttaaattttaaattttattttagaaaataaaatataattttttattatttattttatagataaaaacaaaaaattatattttattttttaaaataaaaatttaaaattaaaaagattcaaattcttaattttttacttGGAGTAATTAGTTGAAGAAAGACATTTAGCTCTTCTTGAGAATGAGAAGTTATATATGGTTgaagaaagggaaataaaatgaaagattaagaagaaataaaataacatatattagCCGTTGTTTAAAAGATttatgtgatttttatttttaatagtattttattgaattttataaATATCTTTAACATAATTTGGCCTTTCCATTAATTAATTCTCTTTAATAGTCCTTATCCTTATCTTTTCTACATCAAATGGTCAACAGAGAAATTAATGAcacaataatataaattaaatgtattattattattattattattattataaaaatataaatagataataaaaatattagataatataaataataaatatattaaatatttaatttattagatgtataattaattattttaatattaaaatttaaaaaataatttaagagtataatatatttttattttattaagttaattttaaaattaattgttcataatatttataaaaattattatttatttaacaaattttattattattattattattattattattattattaggctaatttttttggtTATGGAGGAGGGACAGGTGTTGTGCCAGGTTATGGAATGAGGGGATGCTACACTAAAATGTGAGACAATTTTCGGCTCAGATTTGGTAGGAAGAAATCGGACCTTCCAAAttctttgttttgaaaattttgcaaGCAAATCGGAGAATCTGTTTTGCTTGTAGTATACGAGATTCACATAGAAAAAATTGTACCGTGCGATATGTCCTCACCAAAATGGATGGTccgttttctttgttttttttattattatttggttaTACTAGTCCTTGAATCTGATTTGTAATTaagagtaatttttttaatttacagaaAATTGAAGGGTCTAAATTCCCATCAATAAATCATAGGATCCGATTACTATGTTGCTGACACCACAGTTCACTAAAGATCCCCTCTTTTCTATATCTGCGTCCTATACTAACGTTgttttcataataaaattaatttgcgTTATTATTATGTGAACAAGCTTGTCTTTATCTTTGACTCTTTATCCTCTTGTGTCATGATATTGTAGCTCATGATATTTAACTTTGgtatagtaaaattttttaaagagatGGTACAAATATTAAACGTGATTAATGGagtattattatttctattatagTGTTACATGTGATTAAatgtaatattattaaaaattatgtgtCAGAATAATTTTCAGCACACAAATATTAATGAAGTATTAATATGAATAAATAgtgatatattaaaatttataaaacgattttattttagcatttaaatagtctataaataattttgtatcacttattttttgaaattttttttaataaatactatttataatatttttggactattttagtgttaaaattaaattaacattATTTACACAGTTCAGCGTGATATTTGATTGTCTATGTcaatattttgataatatttatgcgttaaaatttttttaaaagattaatatGAATcacatttataaaatttgaaaactaaataaaaactcgAATTAAATTAAGATAGAAAAGTATAgagtaccaacatattatctgtcaacttattgtcaacaataattaattattatattttaaatacacatccaaaaactatatctataaagatacttctattaaacacagttataaaaaagatatttttgttagacacatctacaaaaatatttttattaaacaagttataaataagagttgacaGAAATTAGCAGAAATACTCTTAATAACATAGCGAAATTGAATTAAGATTTGTGtataaattatgaacaaaattaaatattatctccGTTGTTATcgtttagtaatttattttatatatagaaaacaaaaaacgtTAATCCATTAATGTTAGTATTTAATGCAATGAGAACTTTATAAAATaatgaatattattatttttattatgataatgttaatttgttttttataaatatatgtaaatatacaataaaagaattatatgtgaaatgacatcatcaaaaattaaataatattattattttcttttaaaaatttacatCAAATGAAACTAATTATGTGCCGAAACGTTGGTTTTCCTTCCCCTACCACTAGATGGGCTTTTGAAAAGGATATACAAAAGAAAGCCCAATTGGAATCCATGTAATTGAACTTCATATGAAATACTAAATTGGGCTGGTCTTTTCATTACTTTGGCCCATGGATGTTTCTTACAATTTCGGGTAGATGTCGTTTCCTGTCTCTCTTCGAATTGCAGATTCTCTCTCATCCACCAATCCATCTATCTGTATTGACTGcatctttttcaaatctaaaATCAGAATAGTCGAATTTCACCGCTTCGAAACCCTTCAATTTATccccaaatttttgaaatccaaATAATCTTCGCTGTTCTCAAGTAATCTCTCATAAGTCTTCATCAGAAAACCAAGCAATCTTCGTCTTCTTCATTTCTCTGGTACACTTCAATTCCTTCTTTCTCTCTCGTTTTCTGCATTCGTGCTTCGCTTTCTCTCTTGTGTTCGCTTCAAAATTCTGGTTGTTGACTCGTTTGTAAGAGATCTTACTGCACTTTTCATGCATTTGTTTTTCTGTCATGAATTGTTTCGAATTTGCTTGTGATTTATGATTTTGCTTATCTCTGCTTTCTAGGCAAAGACGGAAACTAGGGTTTGTAGCTGTAGTTCTCATCATTTGAAGATCATTCACGATGAAGTTCCTCGAGTGTCCTTCCTTGGATCGGTAATTGTAGTTTCAAACGAATTTGAGTTGAATTCTGGGATTTTATTACATAATTTTGGTATATTGTAAGAGTCTCGTGAAACTTGTCCAGGCTTAACGATTTCTTTGGTGATTTGAATTTGGGAGAACGTACTATCAGAGGATGCCTTGAAGCTTATACTTGTAAGGACTAATTAGTGACTTTTAAGTTTCAACAGAATTGATTTTGGGTTTGGATTTGCTCACTGGGTTTGGGTTAGTAATAGTAATTAACGaactattttcttttaaaaattccgTAGGCAAACATGCTGGAACAGATAAAAAACTCTCTATCAGTTTGGAGAATGAGGTAGATGACTCTAATAAAGCTGAGTTGTGGTAATAGGATCTTTTTCTACAATTTgttcatagaatatttttttaaaaaactgctTCATTTTCAGATGCTTGAACTTATTGAGAATTCATCTAGCCCTGATTCTCCCCCGCCGGACGACATGTTATTAACCAGATCCAGGTGGCCTTTACTGTGTGGAGAGGTTTCATAAATTGTAAATACCACTTAAGTGCTTCCTTTACACGTTCTAATTATGTTTCCTTTCCAGCCGAAGGACATTGATTTACCTTATTCTTACCTTGTATCACATGTATCCGGACTATGACTTCAGGTATCTCAGTATCTCGTGAcgtataaaaatatgataaagggGTTATGGGTAATGCTACTGTCAGCTTAGTTGGCGACATGGCAACCCACTATATAATCCTTTtgtcattttttctttttgggagTGTTGTCAAAAGGCTTGACAGACAGTTCATAAAACTGTTGCTCTTGGAGCTGAGAGTTCAAGTCTCTCCATTTCCCAAGTCTTTTTTTCctgtcttttctttggttttttttaCCTTGTTAAACTTCTAAATTGAGTGTCTCTGTTGTTGCATTCTTTAATTTTTCCTTTAATACCATACGCCTGTAATGATTTTTAGTGCAGTCAAAGCTCACCAGTTTTTCACAGAGGAATCATGGGACAATTTTAAGCTTATCTTTGACACCTACATGATTGAAGCCTCAAAGGTACTATGATTGATACTGTCTATTTCTTGTTTTAAGTGTTACTTTTGACTTTTGTATTACTTGCAGCCATGGTGTTTGGTTTCCCGACATCTTTAATGTCTGGGATTGTGATGTTTGGGTAGGTTGTAAAATATATGGTATCTACAAATTCAATATTTCATTTTTGTATGACATTTTACACCTCAGAGCGTGTTTGATGGTCTTGTCTAGATGCACCTAATGATCTTAGTTGTGCAACTTTAAATTTCGAAATATATTCTTTCctaattatgtttatttataaCACCCTATTAATTCCTAGATTTTAAACATGAACTAATCAACAGAACAGTTGATCAATAATTTAACACATTGGTacatagtaatattttttattgttctatATATCATTTCTTCTATcaattttgaaaatgaaaaaacTGAGGCCGAAATTGGAAAGTCATAAATATTGTCAAGTTTTGTTTGGCATCTTAGGGTCTCGGGTTAGAAATGGCTAAACATATTAATGCACACAATGCACATCTTAGCTATTGTTGTTGCTGTTAGCAATAGTGATTACTTTTGGTATAGTGGTTTCCTTTCCTTGGTTTTGATTAACTTGTCAAAACTGCAGGAATGGGATGAAACTGTTGGGGATGTTTCTCTCCTGGACACATTGTACATGGCTCTTGATGAGGTGAATTACTCTTGTTTTTGAACATGAATGTTGGTGATACCAGAAGGCATTTTCTTGATACCTTGTCTTGCAGGTTGTGAAGTTAGGGGATTGTGAAATTTATGGTTATGTTCCCGACTCTGAAGCTGATCCGTTAGTGGAAAAAGGAGCAATGTAAATTATCATCACAAGCTAAAAATTAAAACTGTAACCACATTTGTTTTACCTGTTACAGATTATTCTGATATTCTTATCTATTTTCTGTAGATGGTCCTTTAATTTCCTCTTTTACAATAGAAAGCTAAAACGCGTTGTGACTTTCCGTTTCAGTTGTTTTAGGTGGGAATTCATATTCTCTTTCAATTATCTGGAACAACTTTCTACTTTTTGTTTGCATGTTATTCAGCCTTACAACAATGCTGTTTCTGGCAGTAACTTGGTTGCTGATGGATTTCTTATGGATGGAGTACTCAACGAGGGTGATGATGAAATATTTGCTGACATGGATATATGAGTCAACACTGCATATATTATGCTAGTTTGTCAAGACCCCCTTGACGTCCCATGTGTTTATCTGATCAGTTTCCAGTTCTCGTGTTTAGTTCTGTAAAATAAAGCAAATCTATGTGAAGCTTGAGTGGTAGATCTAGCATTTGTATCATCTTATGTGCATATTGTAGAGTCAGTATGTGTGTCGTTCTCTTATATGCACATAGTTAGATTCCGAATCTGAATCGAGTTGTTTGTAGATAACTAATCCTAGTTAGCACATCTCTGGTGTGTAAATAACAGACATTTCCTTGGTTGGAAGTGGAGCAATGATCGTTGGATATATGTTTATCTTCTTCTGAAAAGAATGCTTTCTTTGTTCGTCTTGAATATTTGTTTATATTCTGATAAGTGATAATAACTTGTATCCATTTCAAGCATTTTTCATGCACAAGTAAAAGCAAGACAACATTTATTGCACATTGTGGCAGTGGTGCAATTTTCTTTTGTTAGGTTGGTTTTGGACTGATGTAAAATTATTTCGTTTAATAGAAACCTCTCATATACATTCGGCCACGTTATTTCGTTAAGAAAAGTATATAGGCGTCTAGGCGATAGTAAACGTGTCCTTCAGCATAGTTAACCAAGTGGAGAAACATAAACAAATTAAAGGTAATCAAATATAACTAAAATGTATTTCCTGTCACCTTTTTCTTTTGTAGTCTCTTTTCACGATTTATGTCCTTAGCGTAGCACTACCATCTATGCATTAAATGAAAAAGATACGATTGCGTATGAGTCCAATAATCTTGGCTGAGGTTAAGTTTTTGGATGACATTTGGTATTCTTATGACAACTAATCATATACTTAAAGTCTTATAGGAGGATTGTGCCTACTTGATCTCTATATATATGGCATTGACAAAGATTAGTGATTTAATTTGCGCCACTTGTTGCAATTATCCCAAGTTTAGATTTGATGTAATTGGCTCACACCCCAATCGCCTCGAGTGCTGGCTGCGATTACATGTTCAAATGGCATATAGAATATGTGCATTCATTATCTAAAAGTAATTTAATCAATATTGAAATAATTTTGTTGGCTTTTATATATGTATGTTAGTAACTATGCATGTGAGTTCTACTAGCTGGCTAGTAAACTTGTTCTTCATAGCGTGGAGACTAAAGCTTTCATTAGAAAGTGGAAAAgccgaataaattatatattactttcaCATTGTCGTGACAAATAAATGAGATGTAATTACTAATAACACAAAGCCAACTGCTTCTCAAGAGTTTTTAATATTGACGTCATTTTATATCAAGATATAAATATCTACTTTCTTCTTTAAGGGTCTTCTTCGCATGATGCAGTGTTGATGAGTTTCAACCTCAATAAAAACATATATATTGTTAACTAAATATAGAATACTAGCAAGATTTTACTAAGATACTttgaatattattaaaatattattagagtTGTTAGTAGTTGGGAGTTAAGTTAGTAATAGCTCATAGTTAGTAGATGAATATTTATGAGATTAGTTGAAAGTATCTTTATAAATAGCATGACTTTTATATCATATAAAACAACTTCAACACAACAACTTCATATATAATATTATCTTCTTATTCTGCTCTTCTTCTCGCAGAAATTCAACAAATATTGTCTagaatgataaaataaataaataaataaaagtaaatttgTTTATAGGAGAGGAAACAGACATCTTCGCGAATAGCGGACTGGAGTACCAAAatgggagttttttttttttaaagggaaAAGCTCAGTatacaagcgattagggcttgtaaCTATTACAAGTTTATTAATGCCTAATCCACCAAAACGTGTTGCAACTCTTACGTCACTTACACGCGTTTTAT includes:
- the LOC112712000 gene encoding uncharacterized protein; its protein translation is MKFLECPSLDRLNDFFGDLNLGERTIRGCLEAYTCKHAGTDKKLSISLENEMLELIENSSSPDSPPPDDMLLTRSSRRTLIYLILTLYHMYPDYDFSAVKAHQFFTEESWDNFKLIFDTYMIEASKEWDETVGDVSLLDTLYMALDEVVKLGDCEIYGYVPDSEADPLVEKGAIWSFNFLFYNRKLKRVVTFRFSCFSNLVADGFLMDGVLNEGDDEIFADMDI